Genomic window (Zerene cesonia ecotype Mississippi chromosome 5, Zerene_cesonia_1.1, whole genome shotgun sequence):
TTTTGAGGCATCTAAATCACTAACCTCAACTTTCTCAAAATTGTATACTTCTCTGAGCTCAGTGAGttagttttaattgaataaagacTGATGACttctataacaatttttagaGATGCCGATAAGCTGTTTGTGGTGTCCCGCAACTGTGTGATGGTGTGCTGGTTGACCAACGAGCGGTGCGTGGTGCTGGACGCCATGGGCGCGGTGGCCGGCTGCAGCGTGCTGGCCGACAGGCACCGCCTCACCGTCGCCACTAGTGACGTgagtgtgcgtgcgtgtgtcgCGTGTGTGCGttgcgtgtgcgtgcgtgcgaGCGTGCGTGCTGTCGGACACCATAGAACTTATGCCCCTTCATCCCTTGTGACGTTGTGTTGTTCCATTAGCTGCTGTTAAGCATGACATTATTGCTGTCGATAttcttttaattcattataaaatataaaatttaagcaaataaaatatggtgAAACAAGTTTGATTCTAAGACTCTGTTATAGtttaaatgacatttattcaatgaaatttgtgtaGATTCGCTTTTCATAATCTGAGTCTGTGTCGTAATTCGCAGGCAATATACTGCTACACTACGGAGGGTCGCGGGCCTTGTTACGCCCTCGAAGGCGAGAAGCTGCGTCTCAATTGGTTCCGCAGCTATCTCGTCATAACTACAAACGAAACTTCGAACAAGCCGTCCAGTTCAACGAATACTCCCAAATCTCACCATGTCACTATATTGGACATACAGAACAAATTCATAGTTTTCTCAAAGACATTTGAGGAAATTGATGCTGTTTTGACGGAATGGGGGTCCTTCTACATCCTTACCAAGAATAAGGAGATGATATATCTGGACGAGAAGGATCTTCAATCGAAACTGTCGTtactttttaagaaaaatttgtACGACGTCGCAATTCGTATTGCCAGCAGCCAACACTATGATGCCGAGGGACTCATTGAGATTTATAAGCAGTATGGCGATCACTTGTACAGCAAAGtgagtttgttttaaataatacctttgttattttattttttcataaattatcagTATGACaaagaataattttcatttttttaattactggGCAAGTACTAAAATGATATGAAAAGATTTAATGCTTAAGTATTTAATGCTATTCAAGAGAACATCTTattctacattaatattataaagaggaagactttgtatttttgtttgtttgtaatggataaactcaaaaactactgaaccacttttaaaaattctttgacCATCAGAAAGCTGCAagttcgctgagtgacataggctatatatgtaccacaggcgaagcccgGGCGaactatatttcaataaataggaaaaagtcgaaatattatatgtttcttttttattaagatttttcaatttcatcaatatccaTTTAATTCCTAGGGTGATCTCAAAGGAGCGATAGATCAATACGTCAAAACAATCGGATGGCTAGAAACATCCTATGTGATTCGGAAATATCTAGAATCAAGACATTTAGAGCCACTTATACAATACCTAGAAGAACTTCACAAGAAGGGCTATGCTACGGAAGACCACACGACTTTACTATTGACATGTTACGTGAAAATAGACCAGCATGATCAGCAAGGGAAACTGAAGGAATTCATCAACTCTAAGGACAAGGCCATTGATTTTGATGTTGATGTAGCTATAAAggtatcaaataatttattttttaatattgcaatTAATGTTTTACGCCCTTTAACTATTATCAACAAAAAATCTGGCAAgagtaaaaatacttttaataatgtattacttcattaatttttttttttataatatagaggaatatgttttacattcaattcatgtttacattattattcgaaatcaattagacttcttatagaagcacttttgtaTCGTCATAACAaagtacatttattacttacttacttattacttatattaacgTATAATTTATCAGGTGGTCCGTCAAGTAAGTGTAGACGACGCTCTGTCGCTCGCCGCCAACCACAACCGACACGACTGGTATCTCAAAATGATAATTGAGGATAAAAAGGAATATATAAAAGCGTTGGATTACATCGCCGAGTTGGAATTTGATGACGCCGATTCGTATATGAAGAAGTATGGGCATAAGTTGATACAGCACGAGCCAGAAGAGAGCAccaaattgttaaaatgtgggtatttttataactttgaaATTGTATAGTAGTATGTACAAGTAGTCACAAAAAAGCTGATAAAcgacttataatttttatattaattttgtaattatacagTACTATGCACCGACTACAAGCCACGTAGTCGACCTCTAGTAGACGAAACATCCCTAGCTGGTCGGTATCGTGAACCAGACCGCGCCCTACCAGACGACTTCATACACATGTTCCTCAGTAACTCGGAGCGGCTGATCGCCTTCCTGGAACACATGATATCCACGGACGTGAAGTGTTCCACGCTCGTGTATGACGCGCTTATAGAACATTATATACATGTTTGGTGAGTaggtgttaaatttttatatctttatttccGGTTCGAAGGACCAGTTGtggctttttttttatttgtttttttagtaattttgaaattgattgATATTATCAAGTTTAACAGTCTTTAGAGGGTTAGGATTAGAATTTATGGGGATTagatcaattaataaataaataatttgggaatatttaaagaacataatacgaatacaatattttttatacctttcCTAGACGTAATAGAgatactgtttttattatagggCGAAGTCTCCAGATAGCGACAAGGAAATATACGAAAACAAGATACTGGGAGTTCTGAAGGATCCTGACGCCAACTACGACAAGGACCACACTCTGATCATCTGCCAAATGTTAGGATTCAAGGCTGGAATACTACATTTGTATGAGGAGAAGAAATTGTAAGTTCTACTTTTCACATGTGTGACAAATTAATGCAACAACACACTGTAAGTGAGCAATGTAActtaaagatattattttttttttttctatttaactatagttatattttgtttatttctataatggTTTTATGTGGTTAAaaagtttacataataatataaaattgttacatataaaattatttttaatacataataaaaaaataatggataGTTGGTAGTATGAAAGCAGTGGCATGGTAGGGTATGTATTACCTTTGATTATGTATAATGATGGGATGCATATATTTGACATTATAGTGCTGTTTGGCCTCCTAAAGAGTATTTTGGGTGAGAATTATGGTATCGATGTTAGAGTGCATAATAGTGTTAACGTTTTCGATGTACCCTCAGGCTTTCCACAAATTGATAGATCATAATCTTATATGAACTCCGCGAATggctaataaattaataaaattttggatTAAGGCTCGTGCGTTGGAGTTGGATATAGATcaaatgacaaaataaattgtaataattgagAAAAGTTTAATCTTGTATAGTTACACTGGTGAATGTAAATGGAGAAtaagtatgtatttgtatagaGTGTGTAGAGTGGTTGATAGAGCGCGACATATAGAGTGTGTAGACTGGTTGATAAAGCGCGACATATAGAGTGTGTAGAGTAATTGATAAAGCGCGACATATAGTGTGTAGAGTGATTGATAGAGCGCGACATATAGTATGTAGAGTGATTGATAGATCGCGACATATAGTATGTAGAGTGATTGACAGAGCGCGACATATAGTATGTAGAGTGATTGACAGAGCACGACATATTGTATGTAGAGTGATTGATAGAGAGCGACATTTAGAGTACGTAGAGTGATTGATAGAGAGCGACATATAGAGTGTGTAGAGTGAATGATAGATCTCTTGGGTGTCAGGTGGCGCTCCATGGTGTCGCTGGAGGTGCGCGCGGGGCGGGCGGAGCGCGCGCTGGGCGTGTGCCGGCGGCGCGGTGCGGCGTGCCCGCGGCTGTGGCTCGACGTGCTGTgggcgccgccgccgcccgcctGCCTGCCCGAGCTGCTGCACGTTGTTGGTAAACACTGCCCCTGCCCACGATTACAACTTTTCTCAAgttctcatattataaaacctaGTCTCACTTGAATTCTCCTGACActgaattttactttttttttttttgttacatattttaacatagCACTTCACATCTGTGTAAAATTCAGCCACGCCTTGTGTTATTGCACTTTGTATAACACTTGACTGTTCTGAAACTTGAACACACCAAACCTTCTTTGATGACCCATTTAATATCTTCCAACTTGTAAGATGTTGTTGTTGTCCATTGTTTATAGCCATTTTCAGATAAATTGGATGCCCTTACTACCATACTCACACTCATTTGAACTCAATAGATAGAGCTAAGTATAGTAATACATAGTTAGTTTGTTTACTACCGCTCTATagtgatactttttatttgagatttaatcagatttgaaattcaattgatattttgtttcagCGACTGAAAAACTTATGTCCCCAATTCTAGTCATTGATTGTTTGGCGAGCACACCAACATACACACTCGGAGATGTTCGGAAGTAAGTTATCCTCTGATGAAATACAGAAAATCCAAAATTGAATTCTATCTAGATTTTCGTTTGtcattttgtagaaaatatttgaaattgtaaaaaaaacatatgattttatgaacacctagtttaatatattctcCTTCCAGATATCTAATGGACGTGCTCAAATCTGAGGACGAAGTAATCACCCGCGAATTAGAATTAGCCACTAAGTACAAGAGCGAAATCGAGAAGATGAAGGCCCACATCCAAGTGATTCAGCACGAGCCGGTGACGTTCCAGAGCTCAAGGTGTGCTGCGTGCAATAGACCACTGGAATTGCCGACCGTGCATTTCTTGTGTCAGCATTCGTTCCACCAGGAGTAAGTTAACTCACAAGATGTTTTGCTTTTGGCGGTGGTTTACATACATTGTGTATATACAAAGGAAGGCAGATGTGTGAATAACTTACCCACCCtcacaatttgttttattacaagcCGGACACTCTGTATATAACAAAAGTAACTAACTGAGTATATAATTTGCAGCTGCTTCCAGACATACAGCGAGTCGGAACGCGAGTGTCCCGCGTGCGGGCGACCCGCGCGCCGCAGCgagccgccgccgcgcgccgccgagGCGCTGCACGCGCGCCTGCTGCACCAGCCCGACCCGTAACTATACACACCCGCCCGCCAGTGCGAGGCGCTGCANNNNNNNNNNNNNNNNNNNNNNNNNNNNNNNNNNNNNNNNNNNNNNNNNNNNNNNNNNNNNNNNNNNNNNNNNNNNNNNNNNNNNNNNNNNNNNNNNNNNNNNNNNNNNNNNNNNNNNNNNNNNNNNNNNNNNNNNNNNNNNNNNNNNNNNNNNNNNNNNNNNNNNNNNNNNNNNNNNNNNNNNNNNNNNNNNNNNNNNNNNNNNNNNNNNNNNNNNNNNNNNNNNNNNNNNNNNNNNNNNNNNNNNNNNNNNNNNNNNNNNNNNNNNNNNNNNNNNNNNNNNNNNNNNNNNNNNNNNNNNNNNNNNNNNNNNNNNNNNNNNNNNNNNNNNNNNNNNNNNNNNNNNNNNNNNNNNNNNNNNNNNNNNNNNNNNNNNNNNNNNNNNNNNNNNNNNNNNNNNNNNNNNNNNNNNNNNNNNNNNNNNNNNNNNNNNNNNNNNNNNNNNNNNNNNNNNNNNNNNNNNNNNNNNNNNNNNNNNNNNNNNNNNNNNNNNNNNNNNNNNNNNNNNNNNNNNNNNNNNNNNNNNNNNNNNNNNNNNNNNNNNNNNNNNNNNNNNNNNNNNNNNNNNNNNNNNNNNNNNNNNNNNNNNNNNNNNNNNNNNNNNNNNNNNNNNNNNNNNNNNNNNNNNNNNNNNNNNNNNNNNNNNNNNNNNNNNNNNNNNNNNNNNNNNNNNNNNNNNNNNNNNNNNNNNNNNNNNNNNNNNNNNNNNNNNNNNNNNNNNNNNNNNNNNNNNNNNNNNNNNNNNNNNNNNNNNNNNNNNNNNNNNNNNNNNNNNNNNNNNNNNNNNNNNNNNNNNNNNNNNNNNNNNNNNNNNNNNNNNNNNNNNNNNNNNNNNNNNNNNNNNNNNNNNNNNNNNNNNNNNNNNNNNNNNNNNNNNNNNNNNNNNNNNNNNNNNNNNNNNNNNNNNNNNNNNNNNNNNNNNNNNNNNNNNNNNNNNNNNNNNNNNNNNNNNNNNNNNNNNNNNNNNNNNNNNNNNNNNNNNNNNNNNNNNNNNNNNNNNCTGCTGCACCAGCCCGACCCGTAACTATACACACCCGCCCGCCAGTGCGAGACGCTGCACGCGCGCCTGCTGCACCAGCTGCACCAGCCCATATATCAT
Coding sequences:
- the LOC119840287 gene encoding vacuolar protein sorting-associated protein 11 homolog → MAFLEWRRFSFFDIHKNIDNGKIAECLQDTNVTVATSGNNHVVLCDLTGWAHLISRSWEITSFKAYELVITHAQQLPHDPLLVTIGEDEAGVTPLIKVWDWSRVDRHGNPQCVKTSRAVPSHMFPTPATALAVHDNKNLLAVGFQDGSVSLFRGDIARQRSGKMKTLSDTGTSPITGLAFKDADKLFVVSRNCVMVCWLTNERCVVLDAMGAVAGCSVLADRHRLTVATSDAIYCYTTEGRGPCYALEGEKLRLNWFRSYLVITTNETSNKPSSSTNTPKSHHVTILDIQNKFIVFSKTFEEIDAVLTEWGSFYILTKNKEMIYLDEKDLQSKLSLLFKKNLYDVAIRIASSQHYDAEGLIEIYKQYGDHLYSKGDLKGAIDQYVKTIGWLETSYVIRKYLESRHLEPLIQYLEELHKKGYATEDHTTLLLTCYVKIDQHDQQGKLKEFINSKDKAIDFDVDVAIKVVRQVSVDDALSLAANHNRHDWYLKMIIEDKKEYIKALDYIAELEFDDADSYMKKYGHKLIQHEPEESTKLLKLLCTDYKPRSRPLVDETSLAGRYREPDRALPDDFIHMFLSNSERLIAFLEHMISTDVKCSTLVYDALIEHYIHVWAKSPDSDKEIYENKILGVLKDPDANYDKDHTLIICQMLGFKAGILHLYEEKKLWRSMVSLEVRAGRAERALGVCRRRGAACPRLWLDVLWAPPPPACLPELLHVVATEKLMSPILVIDCLASTPTYTLGDVRKYLMDVLKSEDEVITRELELATKYKSEIEKMKAHIQVIQHEPVTFQSSRCAACNRPLELPTVHFLCQHSFHQDCFQTYSESERECPACGRPARRSEPPPRAAEALHARLLHQPDPFAVVSEYFGRGLFNKVTVVTEPPTPSTDVPSVQPNKQTSIQTNVQTSAQTNLQNYGPGAEAKLRLQEGQSKQVFVSNAAKQIAPKGTSVVPVPEGRMRVLEQQQYSSSLEANMTRLEPRVHAITIPREQVSPKLSPNISSAVTNSNPFDDTYDETKNPFADEESSDPANPFSEDDDYDKNLNPFA